The sequence GTCAGGTGAGCACATCGGCCAATAATAACGGGCCGGGTATTGTTGTAATGTTTTGCCATCTGCTCACTGAAATGCTTTTCAACACAGGCCATTTCGTGAGGAGGCAAAAATTCGCCGTCGGGTAGTTGAGGCAGCCCATCTTTGTTACCCGAAATACCAGCAAACCGCTCTACATAGCTATACCAGGGGGCTATATCGGCGTACCGAATGGGCCAGTCAATGGCAAAACCATCGCGGGCAGGACCGTCGAAATCATAATCCGACCAGCGTTGCGTTCCCCGTGCCCACATCAGGGACTTACCGCCAACCTGATAGCCCCGAATCCAGTCGAACGGTTTGTCCTGTACGTAGGGATGCTCGGCATCTTTCACGAAAAAATGAGCGGCATCTTCCCGAAAAGCATAGCATCTGCTGGCAATTGGATTGGCATCCGTAATGGCTTTAGGCATTTGGCCCAGGTGCGCGAACTCCCAGGGCTGCATCATAGTGGTTGGATAATCGGTAACGTGTTTTACATCACGACCGCGCTCCAGCACCAGTGTGCGCAGACCTTTGCCCGTTAATTCTTTGGCCGCCCAGCCACCGCTAATTCCCGATCCAACAACAATGGCATCGAATGTGCGCTCTTTGACGGAGTCTATATTGAGAAAAGACATGATTCTTTGTTAAAAATGATTTAAAATAAACTCACTTGTCAAACCCGTAGGTTCCTACTTTATTACAGACACACAGCCATGATAAAATCCCGGAGCCATGTTGTATTTCAACTGGTTAACCATGAAATACTCTGAATTTCTATAGCCCTGAATCGTGAGGTTCTTAATCAATTCAACAAATTGTTTAGCCGCCGGGTCCGATGCATTTACCATTTGAGTTAACACCTCTAGCCGTTGTGGTGTATCGCAGGCGGTGAATGCCTTCGTGTAAGCTTGCTGAGCCGTCTGATCGACCAGCACCAGCCCTTGTTTGAGCGCATTCTGGGCTGGTTCGCCATAGCAATCCTGAATCATGCGCATCGCAAACTGATGCACCTTAAGCGATTTAGCCCCAGGCGTGTTCGTTTCCGGAATGATCGTTTCTACGAGTTCGCCCAGTAAATCTTCATCACTGGCGGGCAAAAAAGAAACGGCCCCAATCGACTCCGGTGTCCAGTTTGAGGCCCAGGCAGGAAGACTTATTAGCCCTCCAAATGCCACGGCTACCTGTTTTATGGCAGAACGTCGTTGCATACTTGCGGTAAGAGTTAAGTACATTTAGTTGTTAGTAGATTCTGATCAGCATACGTTATTTCGTACGTACAAATGGTGCAGATTAGCTCCTCAACATTTATTTGTTCGATAACGCACGACCAGTCAGACAAAATAAGGTCAACAAGAACTAAAAATAAATCAAAATAAGAAAAAGCGTTGGCCAATAATTTCTAATTATCCAGCCAGTAAATTCATAAGAAATGGATTTTATATAAACTTTTTTCAAAACACGACCTGAAAATATAATCTCCTAAAGAACAATAGTTTAACTAGACATAAGCCGTAATTAATTTAGTATTTTCGTCTAAATTTACTATTGTCATAAAAGACATATTTTCAATTGAATAACCTTTCTGAACAAGCAATCAACCAATTTTGTAGCTATAACGAATACATACCTGCCTATCATTATGGCGAAGAACAATAAAGCTGTACAAAAAGGCCCCGATGTTATTTTAATCGGTGCCGGTATCATGAGTGCCACATTGGGCGTATTGTTGAAAGAATTGCAGCCCGACATAACCATCGAAATTTACGAACGGCTCGATAGCGCAGCCGCCGAAAGTTCCGATGCCTGGAACAATGCAGGCACTGGCCATTCGGCCTTTTGCGAATTGAATTATACGCCCGAAAAAGAAGACGGTACGGTCGAATCGGCCAAAGCGGTTAAGATTGCCGAATCGTTTGAGCAGTCGAAGCAGTTCTGGGCCTACCTCGTTCAGAACGGGTTTCTTAGCGATGCGCCTAACTTCATTCGCTCTATCCCTCACATGAGTTTTGTCTGGGGGAATGAGAATGTGAACTATCTGCGTAAACGCTACGACGCGCTTCAGAAAAATTATCTCTTCCACGGCATGCAATACTCCGAAGATCGGGCGCAACTCGCCGACTGGATGCCGCTTGTCATGGAAGATCGCGATCCGGATCAGCCAGTTGCGGCTACGCGCATGGAAATCGGTACGGATGTAAACTTCGGTGCACTGACACGGGCCATGTTTCGGCGTCTGTATGACATGCCAGGCGTCCGCTTATATTTTGCCCACGAGGTTCGCGACCTGTGGCGTTCCAAATCGCTTGGCGGATGGAAAATCCGGGTAGAAAATGTGACGACCAATCAGGTTCGCGACGTACAGACCCAGTTTATATTCATCGGTGCCGGGGGTGGCTCTTTACGGCTGCTCGAAAAATCAGACATTCCCGAAAGTCGTGGATTTGGCGGCTTCCCGGTAAGTGGTCAGTGGCTAAAATGCGTCAACCCTGATGTTATTTCCAGGCATCAGGCCAAAGTCTACGGAAAAGCTTCCGTGGGTGCTCCTCCCATGTCGGTACCTCACCTGGACACGCGCATGATTGAGGGCAATCAGGAGCTTCTGTTTGGCCCCTATGCAGGTTTTTCGACCAAGTTCCTGAAAAGTGGCTCCTACATGGATTTACCGAAATCCATTCAATTGAGCAATATGGCGCCCATGCTGATGGCGGGTATGCACAACATTCCGCTGACGAAATACCTGATTCAACAGGTGTTGCAATCGCCTGAGGATCGCCTGGCTGCATTGCGGGAATATTATCCGGATGCTAAAATGGAGGACTGGGAATTAGAGATTGCTGGTCAACGCGTACAGGTGATCAAGAAAGATGAACACGAAGGTGGAGTACTCGAATTTGGCACCGAAGTAGTCAGTGCCGCCGATGGTAGTATTGCCGCTTTGCTGGGTGCCTCACCTGGCGCATCGACCGCCGTTTCGATCATGCTCGACTTGTTAAAACGCTGCTTCCCTGAACAGCTGGCAACCGAAACCTGGCAACAAAAACTGAAAGAAATGATTCCGAGCTATGGTCAGGTGCTGGCTAATAATCCGGAACTGGGCATTGCGCTTCGAAAGCATACAAGCGAAGTGCTGGGCCTGGGGGTGTATGAGTATACCCCAACAGAAAATTAATCAATAAATTTAGTATTCGTTAATCGGATTGGGTTGCGAGGGCGAAGTGGTGCCACGGTTATAAACTGTGGCACCACTTCGCCCTCGCAACCCAATCCTGTTTTTGACGCACACCTAACGGTCACTTACCCGCCAATTGCTCAGCCACATACCGCTTGTATACTTTGCCCACACGCAGCTCTTTTGTTCCAATCCAGAAAGCATCTGGCTCTCTTCTGTCTACCTGAGTTATATGGACAATACACGACCGGCTGATTCGAATAAATTGCCGCTTAGGTAATCGTTCTTCGGCTTCCTTCAGAGTCAGGCGTGTAACATAGGTTTTTGCTTTCGTAATGACTTTCAAATAGTTTTCCAGACTTTCTATATACTGAATAGCTAGGTATGGAATGGCTTCTCGAACACCATCGACCATACAGGAAAAATAGCCAGACTCTTCAGATGCGGGCATTACAGACGCTATAGGTACCTCTTCCGTTTTAGCAGGTGCGCGCAGGTAGCGATAGGTGACAAAAACGCCCAGACCCGTAATCGTATATACCCAAAAATTGACCAGGTAAGGGAGCGAGCGGGAGATACTAAACTCAGTACGCAGGATAAAATTCATGTTGAACGAGCCGAGTGCCATTAACAGAAAAAACCAGCCGAAGTAAAGTACTTTTTTATCCTGCAAAAACAGCCGCTCGAACAGAATCCGATTGTGAAAAACAATCCACCCATAGAGCAGCAACAGATACAAATAAGGGGATACTTTAGAAAACCCTGGCCGCCCTTCTATTGCATAAAGGTCAGTAAGATAATGAGCAGCCAGTAATGCCGCCAGCCCCAGGAAGTTGCGAACGACGAAATGATCCAGAAGGCGGGTACGTTTCATATGGGCAAATTACGTCGCAGAATTAATTCAGTCATCAACTACGTGACAAACGGACTTTGTCACAGACAACAGCAGTTGGTCACCAAAGTCTTGCATTGGCAATTTACGCCCTCCAATTTTGACCATACTCCGATCATCACTAAAGCCGTTCGGGTAGTCTTCTGGTATGCAACTGCTTCACAACCTCAATGTCGCCGTACACGTATTATTCGGTACAATTGGTTTACTCATTGGCCTGTTAGCTCTTCTTTATCGAAACCGTCCTCAACGGCATATTCGTTACGGCCGATACTTTCTCTATGCCCTAACCATCGTTGTAGGCACCGCTTTCATGGGTATCCTCTTTTTTCGTTCAAATCCTTTTTTGCTCTTGTTAACATTATTGGGTGGGTACGTCGGTTATTCTGGCTTCCGGACTATTCGGCTCCGGGAACAACCAGCCTCCACTATCGATCTGCTGATTTCAATTGGTGTGTTAATCGCCGGTGGGATCTATTTAGGATCAATGGAACTGGCGGGTGGTAACTGGTCACCATCGGTGGTGTATCCAACCTTATCTGCCTTAGTTCTGGTTGCTGGCTACGACCTGATAAAACGATTATGGCTGTTTAATAAGCTAAAAACATGGTGGCTATACGAACATATTTATAAAATGATATCGGCCTATAGCGCCATTCTTTCTGCCTTTTCAGGTACGGTATTTCCTCAATACAAACCCTATAGCCAGATTTTACCATCAGCCCTTTGCATCAGTGCAATTATTTATTTCATCTGGCAGCAAGTGAGACATAGAAAAAGAGTGTCTGCTGTCAGTAAGGCTTTTGGTAGATCAGCGGCAAATCGTAGCTATAGTTCTAAGAAC comes from Spirosoma aureum and encodes:
- a CDS encoding gluconate 2-dehydrogenase subunit 3 family protein; translation: MQRRSAIKQVAVAFGGLISLPAWASNWTPESIGAVSFLPASDEDLLGELVETIIPETNTPGAKSLKVHQFAMRMIQDCYGEPAQNALKQGLVLVDQTAQQAYTKAFTACDTPQRLEVLTQMVNASDPAAKQFVELIKNLTIQGYRNSEYFMVNQLKYNMAPGFYHGCVSVIK
- a CDS encoding malate:quinone oxidoreductase translates to MAKNNKAVQKGPDVILIGAGIMSATLGVLLKELQPDITIEIYERLDSAAAESSDAWNNAGTGHSAFCELNYTPEKEDGTVESAKAVKIAESFEQSKQFWAYLVQNGFLSDAPNFIRSIPHMSFVWGNENVNYLRKRYDALQKNYLFHGMQYSEDRAQLADWMPLVMEDRDPDQPVAATRMEIGTDVNFGALTRAMFRRLYDMPGVRLYFAHEVRDLWRSKSLGGWKIRVENVTTNQVRDVQTQFIFIGAGGGSLRLLEKSDIPESRGFGGFPVSGQWLKCVNPDVISRHQAKVYGKASVGAPPMSVPHLDTRMIEGNQELLFGPYAGFSTKFLKSGSYMDLPKSIQLSNMAPMLMAGMHNIPLTKYLIQQVLQSPEDRLAALREYYPDAKMEDWELEIAGQRVQVIKKDEHEGGVLEFGTEVVSAADGSIAALLGASPGASTAVSIMLDLLKRCFPEQLATETWQQKLKEMIPSYGQVLANNPELGIALRKHTSEVLGLGVYEYTPTEN
- a CDS encoding LytR/AlgR family response regulator transcription factor, which encodes MKRTRLLDHFVVRNFLGLAALLAAHYLTDLYAIEGRPGFSKVSPYLYLLLLYGWIVFHNRILFERLFLQDKKVLYFGWFFLLMALGSFNMNFILRTEFSISRSLPYLVNFWVYTITGLGVFVTYRYLRAPAKTEEVPIASVMPASEESGYFSCMVDGVREAIPYLAIQYIESLENYLKVITKAKTYVTRLTLKEAEERLPKRQFIRISRSCIVHITQVDRREPDAFWIGTKELRVGKVYKRYVAEQLAGK